In Clostridium sp. JN-1, one genomic interval encodes:
- a CDS encoding alpha/beta hydrolase, translating to MKEYIVDNENNKMRYHDLPGKDTPILFIHGLGCSGSFDYPEVAAQTDLINHRRILIDLLGSGFSDKPDDYLYTIKEHANYLYNFVQDLKLDKFIIFAHSLGGPIALELADKCRDNIETIILSEANLDKSSKGSSSYEFGNYQEEDFVNGIFDEVVNENSSVNSMWASTLSVCSSTAISRISKSAVAGAEPSWREILYSLQCKKTFIFGEKSLQDNDKIELERRMINIEIVKSAGHSMAWENPKGLAEAIKKGISYAREL from the coding sequence GCCAATACTATTTATTCATGGCTTAGGATGTTCTGGGTCATTTGATTATCCTGAAGTTGCAGCACAAACTGATTTAATAAATCACAGACGAATATTAATAGACTTGCTTGGTAGTGGATTTAGTGATAAACCAGATGATTATTTATATACGATAAAAGAACATGCAAACTATTTATATAATTTTGTACAAGATCTAAAACTTGATAAGTTTATTATTTTTGCACATAGTTTAGGAGGCCCTATTGCACTTGAACTTGCAGATAAATGCAGAGATAATATTGAAACAATTATTCTTAGTGAAGCTAATTTAGATAAAAGCAGTAAAGGCTCATCAAGTTACGAATTTGGGAATTATCAAGAAGAAGATTTTGTAAATGGAATATTTGATGAAGTTGTCAATGAAAATTCTAGTGTAAATTCTATGTGGGCATCTACATTATCAGTTTGTTCTTCTACAGCAATTAGTAGAATTTCAAAATCAGCAGTTGCTGGTGCAGAGCCATCATGGCGTGAAATATTATATTCATTGCAATGTAAAAAGACATTCATTTTTGGTGAAAAATCTTTACAAGATAATGATAAAATTGAGCTGGAAAGACGAATGATAAACATTGAAATTGTAAAATCGGCAGGACATTCTATGGCTTGGGAAAATCCAAAGGGATTAGCAGAAGCAATTAAAAAGGGCATTTCTTATGCACGAGAATTATAG